One genomic region from Polynucleobacter sp. MWH-P3-07-1 encodes:
- a CDS encoding peptidylprolyl isomerase: MKIEKNTVVSLRYKLTDAQNNVIEEPDSPMVYLHGGYEGTFPKIEALLDGQNIGFETTVQLEPTEAFGEYNPELLKIEPRTRFPEPLEVGMQFEGVPEEDGEEDADLLAAEDEDDEESLIYTVTDVADNQVVLDGNHPLAGMALRFWVQVQDVRAASDEEIANRHPAGAESFTFGMPNEEDGDESDTDDFISIASGTGRSNPRTLH; this comes from the coding sequence ATGAAGATCGAAAAAAATACCGTTGTATCGCTGCGTTATAAATTAACCGACGCACAAAATAATGTCATTGAAGAACCTGATTCTCCGATGGTATACCTGCATGGGGGTTACGAAGGGACTTTTCCGAAAATTGAAGCGCTCTTGGACGGCCAGAATATTGGTTTTGAAACCACTGTGCAACTCGAGCCAACTGAGGCCTTTGGTGAGTACAACCCCGAGTTATTAAAGATTGAGCCACGCACCCGTTTTCCGGAGCCTCTTGAGGTCGGCATGCAGTTCGAAGGTGTGCCTGAAGAGGATGGCGAAGAGGATGCTGATCTGTTGGCGGCTGAAGATGAGGATGACGAAGAGTCACTCATTTATACCGTTACTGACGTTGCTGATAACCAAGTGGTTTTGGACGGCAATCATCCCTTGGCGGGCATGGCTCTTCGCTTCTGGGTGCAAGTACAAGATGTTCGTGCGGCTAGTGATGAAGAAATTGCGAATCGTCATCCAGCCGGTGCCGAAAGCTTTACCTTTGGTATGCCTAATGAAGAGGACGGTGATGAATCTGATACTGATGACTTCATTTCGATTGCCTCTGGCACAGGCAGAAGCAATCCTCGCACTCTGCACTAA
- a CDS encoding acetyl-CoA carboxylase carboxyltransferase subunit alpha: MKTTFLDFEQSIAELESKIEELRFVQDESSVDISDEIKTLSEKSLQLTKDVYANLTPWQVSQVARHPQRPYTLDYVAALFTDFHELHGDRSFADDQSIIGGLARFDGKACMVIGHQKGRDTKERALRNFGMSRPEGYRKAMRLMRLAEKFALPVFTFVDTPGAFPGIDAEERNQSEAIGHNLYVQAELEVPIISTIIGEGGSGGALAIAMGDLVLMLQNSTYSVISPEGCASILWKTADKAPEAAEQLGLTAQRLKALGLIDKIVPEPIGGAHRDYDGMMSQMRKALTESLKTFDGMKVDALLERRHERLMSYGKFKEITPKP; encoded by the coding sequence ATGAAGACCACTTTTCTAGATTTTGAGCAGTCGATTGCTGAACTCGAGTCCAAGATTGAGGAGCTGCGTTTTGTTCAAGACGAATCCTCGGTGGACATCTCCGATGAGATCAAAACCCTTTCTGAAAAAAGTCTTCAACTCACTAAAGATGTCTACGCCAATCTCACCCCTTGGCAGGTATCGCAAGTAGCTCGTCATCCACAAAGACCTTACACCCTAGACTACGTCGCAGCGCTCTTCACCGATTTTCATGAACTGCATGGCGACCGTAGTTTTGCTGACGACCAATCCATCATTGGTGGTCTAGCTAGATTCGATGGCAAAGCTTGCATGGTGATTGGTCACCAAAAGGGTAGGGACACAAAAGAGCGTGCTTTGCGAAACTTTGGCATGAGTCGTCCAGAGGGATATCGCAAGGCAATGCGCCTCATGCGTCTGGCCGAGAAATTTGCTTTACCGGTGTTTACCTTTGTGGATACCCCTGGGGCATTTCCTGGGATTGATGCTGAGGAGCGCAATCAATCAGAGGCGATTGGGCACAATCTGTATGTACAAGCCGAGCTCGAAGTGCCGATCATCAGCACCATCATTGGTGAGGGTGGCTCCGGTGGCGCCTTAGCAATTGCGATGGGTGATCTGGTGCTGATGCTGCAAAACTCGACCTACTCAGTGATTTCTCCTGAGGGTTGTGCATCCATTTTGTGGAAGACGGCCGATAAAGCGCCTGAAGCTGCAGAGCAGCTTGGCTTGACCGCCCAGAGACTGAAAGCGCTTGGTTTGATTGATAAGATTGTTCCAGAGCCCATTGGTGGTGCGCATCGGGATTACGATGGCATGATGAGCCAGATGCGCAAAGCCTTAACGGAATCTTTAAAAACCTTTGATGGCATGAAAGTGGATGCTTTACTAGAGCGCCGCCATGAACGCTTAATGAGTTATGGCAAGTTCAAGGAAATTACCCCAAAACCATAA
- a CDS encoding RNA methyltransferase produces MISHNTELIRWVLVETSHPGNVGSAARALKTMAFDQLLLVKPKKAQIAQDPEAIALASGATDVLQSSQELQSLDTAVQGCALVLGLTSRDREFGPPALHWQAAKDLITATVQAGQSVALLFGPERTGLDNSHLALCTHRVWLDANPAYPSLNLAQAVMVCAFSLKEAFSRLADSGNPLFSGSREDLADFADPAAIAAMLEHWQKGLIALGYLDPQNPKKLMPRLQALFARARLHKEEIDLLRGIAKQMLLRK; encoded by the coding sequence ATGATTTCTCACAATACTGAACTGATTCGCTGGGTACTGGTGGAAACCAGCCACCCGGGTAATGTAGGCTCTGCAGCTCGGGCACTCAAAACCATGGCTTTTGACCAATTGCTCTTGGTCAAGCCTAAAAAGGCGCAGATTGCTCAAGATCCTGAGGCAATTGCACTTGCCAGTGGCGCTACAGATGTCTTGCAATCAAGTCAAGAACTTCAGTCCCTCGATACTGCTGTGCAAGGCTGCGCCCTGGTCTTGGGACTCACGAGTCGAGATCGAGAATTTGGTCCACCAGCTCTCCATTGGCAAGCAGCTAAAGACCTCATCACCGCGACTGTCCAAGCGGGCCAATCGGTGGCTTTGTTGTTTGGCCCCGAGCGGACCGGGCTTGATAACAGCCATTTAGCCTTATGCACTCACCGAGTCTGGTTGGATGCCAACCCTGCCTATCCTTCACTCAATTTAGCCCAAGCGGTGATGGTCTGCGCCTTTAGCCTCAAAGAAGCTTTCAGCAGGCTAGCAGACTCAGGAAATCCCCTATTTTCAGGCTCTCGTGAGGATTTGGCGGACTTTGCAGACCCCGCTGCCATTGCTGCGATGCTGGAGCACTGGCAGAAAGGTCTCATTGCCCTGGGCTATCTTGATCCCCAAAATCCCAAAAAACTGATGCCCCGCTTACAAGCCCTTTTTGCAAGGGCCAGACTCCACAAAGAGGAAATTGATCTGCTGCGTGGCATTGCAAAACAGATGCTCCTGAGGAAATAA
- the cysS gene encoding cysteine--tRNA ligase, with protein MLQIYNTLSRSKEVFKPIESGKVKIYVCGMTVYDFCHIGHARVMIVFDMVVRWLRASGYEVLYVRNITDIDDKIIQRAIENKESIAALTNRFIQAMHADSDSLGLMHPDQEPRATQFIQQMQGMIGRLMEQQLAYQADDGDVNFAVRLFPGYGKLSGKSLDELQAGERVAIGGSKRDPLDFVLWKSAKSEEPADTRWQSPWGEGRPGWHIECSAMSCDLLGEHFDIHGGGSDLQFPHHENEIAQSEGALYGQDRAPSDEAFVHYWMHNGHIRVNQEKMSKSLGNFFLIRDVLKTYDPEVLRFFMLRAHYRSPINYSDAQLDEAHAGLVRLYTALAHTPTNPISLDSDSVWVKQFTAAMNDDFNTPEAIAVLFELASEINRSQGKEKEGLAAILRSMAASLNFLQRDPNQFLQAGTRHVENGLGAEQIEAQITARTNAKQSKDFAKADEIRKQLLEQGVVLEDKPGGITEWRRL; from the coding sequence ATGCTGCAAATTTATAACACCCTAAGTCGCTCAAAAGAGGTCTTTAAGCCGATTGAGTCTGGCAAGGTCAAGATTTACGTCTGTGGCATGACAGTCTATGATTTTTGCCATATCGGTCATGCGCGAGTGATGATCGTATTTGATATGGTGGTGCGCTGGTTGCGGGCCAGCGGCTATGAGGTACTGTATGTGCGCAATATTACCGATATCGATGACAAGATTATCCAGCGTGCAATTGAAAATAAAGAATCTATTGCCGCATTAACCAATCGATTTATTCAAGCAATGCATGCGGATTCCGATAGCTTGGGATTAATGCATCCTGATCAAGAACCCCGTGCCACTCAATTTATTCAGCAAATGCAGGGGATGATTGGTCGCCTGATGGAGCAACAACTGGCATATCAGGCTGATGATGGTGATGTGAACTTTGCAGTTCGCTTGTTTCCGGGCTACGGTAAATTGTCCGGCAAAAGTTTGGATGAGTTACAAGCTGGCGAGCGAGTAGCGATTGGTGGAAGTAAACGTGACCCATTGGATTTTGTGCTCTGGAAAAGCGCTAAATCAGAGGAACCAGCAGATACGCGTTGGCAATCTCCTTGGGGCGAGGGTAGACCTGGTTGGCATATTGAATGCTCTGCCATGTCCTGTGATCTCCTTGGCGAGCATTTTGATATTCATGGTGGTGGATCAGACTTACAGTTTCCTCATCATGAAAATGAGATTGCTCAAAGTGAAGGTGCTTTATATGGCCAAGACCGCGCTCCCAGTGATGAAGCTTTTGTTCACTATTGGATGCATAACGGCCATATTCGAGTCAATCAAGAGAAGATGTCCAAGTCTTTGGGTAACTTCTTCCTGATTCGCGATGTTCTGAAGACCTATGATCCCGAGGTGCTCCGTTTTTTCATGTTAAGAGCCCATTACCGCAGCCCAATTAATTACAGTGACGCCCAATTGGATGAGGCCCATGCAGGCTTAGTCCGCCTCTATACTGCGTTAGCTCATACGCCTACTAATCCAATCTCGCTCGATTCAGATTCAGTTTGGGTTAAGCAATTTACTGCTGCCATGAATGATGACTTCAATACGCCTGAGGCGATTGCTGTCCTATTTGAACTGGCTAGCGAAATCAATCGTTCCCAAGGCAAAGAAAAAGAAGGACTCGCTGCCATCTTGAGATCCATGGCTGCAAGCCTGAACTTTTTGCAGCGCGACCCCAATCAATTTTTACAAGCTGGCACTCGCCATGTTGAGAATGGCTTGGGGGCTGAGCAGATCGAAGCGCAAATTACTGCCAGAACAAATGCCAAGCAATCAAAGGATTTTGCTAAGGCGGATGAGATTCGCAAACAGCTATTAGAGCAGGGCGTAGTTCTGGAAGATAAACCTGGCGGTATTACTGAATGGCGCAGACTATAG
- a CDS encoding tetratricopeptide repeat protein, which translates to MQNDPPLVNMSLLARIGQSIAIALAFLALAGCSTPGQQRADAEILAVNKAEVQQSSASPQPYLGSYGPSDPQRLSTNPAYEPLMPSLADSVAVPYLSFLIIEPDPVNRNGVPSDIEKLVKARQFPAAIDLINERLSKTPKNVQLRYIKARIQIQMRDFAAAKKTLIEITQQFPELPEPYNNLAALAANQGQWIEARDYLELALKLRPTYAIASANLGEVYVRLAAQAYENAAQSNSNQRFYSNRAKALNEILKQKPQSTLPQANIPVQNLQPTNPKESTSSNGESSSQNQ; encoded by the coding sequence ATGCAAAACGACCCCCCTTTGGTAAACATGTCGCTCTTGGCCCGCATCGGCCAGTCAATTGCGATTGCGCTCGCTTTTTTAGCCCTTGCAGGCTGCAGCACTCCAGGGCAGCAGAGGGCTGATGCTGAAATTCTGGCGGTGAATAAAGCGGAGGTGCAGCAAAGCAGCGCCTCACCTCAGCCCTATTTAGGGTCTTATGGCCCAAGCGACCCTCAAAGACTCAGTACCAATCCTGCCTATGAGCCTTTAATGCCCTCTTTGGCAGATTCAGTTGCAGTGCCCTACCTTTCTTTCTTGATTATTGAACCCGATCCTGTCAACCGCAATGGTGTGCCCTCCGATATTGAGAAGCTCGTCAAGGCCAGGCAGTTTCCAGCAGCCATTGATTTAATTAACGAGCGACTTAGCAAAACACCTAAAAATGTTCAGCTGCGTTATATCAAAGCCAGAATTCAAATTCAGATGCGAGACTTTGCTGCTGCCAAAAAAACCTTGATTGAAATTACCCAACAATTCCCAGAATTACCGGAGCCCTATAACAACCTAGCAGCCCTAGCTGCTAACCAAGGCCAATGGATTGAGGCGCGAGATTACTTAGAGTTAGCACTCAAGCTCAGACCCACTTATGCAATCGCCTCGGCCAACCTCGGTGAAGTCTATGTGCGTTTAGCAGCACAAGCTTATGAAAACGCCGCTCAATCGAATAGCAATCAGCGCTTTTATAGCAATCGCGCTAAGGCGCTGAATGAAATCCTGAAACAAAAACCCCAGAGTACATTGCCTCAAGCCAATATACCGGTACAAAATTTACAACCGACCAACCCTAAAGAAAGCACCTCAAGTAATGGCGAAAGTTCTTCTCAAAACCAATAA
- the tilS gene encoding tRNA lysidine(34) synthetase TilS: MASSRKLPQNHKSGKRIAVALSGGLDSVVLLDTVCKAQVFQSQKIEHIWVFHIHHGLQKPADQWLEFCEKLTAQYQKKKYPITFDFRLLHLGDGQNGNIEARARAARYEALADLCVEHHIQDLLLAHHQNDQAETILLQLLRGAGVAGLSAMPSERLMTESHSPITIWRPLLGESRESLEVYAKTHRLKWIEDPSNLHTRYRRNALRQEIIPRLGKIQPEAVSNLARSAQLLGDAQVLLDRLAQTDGKTILNQDHLKLKPLLQLEKQDLAAANNVVRYWLKQQNLAMPSQERLQAWWNDLKKVEAHAQLKWLHDDHEIVLWRNQLSVLQTASHQSWGQWVFTPLPVRSKALGLSLEYVNQAIASEGIEERPRSGAERLQLRANTPRKTLKNLFQENDVPPWQRQAPLLFIHGELIAVAGLGTSFPHLSTSGKRVLPEWKPANTAQNRVK, translated from the coding sequence ATGGCAAGTTCAAGGAAATTACCCCAAAACCATAAGTCAGGTAAGCGTATCGCGGTTGCTTTAAGTGGCGGCCTCGATTCGGTGGTTTTGCTCGACACCGTTTGCAAGGCTCAAGTATTTCAGTCGCAGAAGATCGAGCATATTTGGGTATTTCATATTCATCATGGGTTGCAAAAACCTGCCGATCAGTGGCTCGAGTTTTGTGAAAAACTGACCGCTCAATATCAAAAGAAAAAATATCCAATTACCTTTGACTTTCGTCTATTGCATTTAGGTGACGGGCAGAATGGCAATATTGAAGCAAGAGCAAGAGCGGCACGCTATGAAGCCCTTGCAGATTTATGTGTAGAACATCACATCCAAGATCTGCTGCTTGCTCACCATCAAAATGATCAAGCGGAAACCATTCTGCTACAGCTATTGCGTGGGGCCGGTGTAGCGGGTTTATCGGCAATGCCTAGCGAGCGGCTGATGACAGAAAGTCATAGCCCTATTACGATTTGGCGACCTTTACTCGGAGAGAGCAGGGAGTCACTAGAAGTTTATGCAAAGACACATCGTTTGAAATGGATTGAAGATCCCAGCAATCTCCATACCCGCTATCGACGCAATGCCCTTCGTCAAGAGATTATTCCGCGTCTCGGAAAAATTCAGCCAGAAGCAGTCAGCAATCTGGCACGCAGTGCGCAGCTGCTCGGTGATGCGCAAGTCTTGCTCGATCGTCTTGCTCAAACAGATGGCAAAACCATTCTGAATCAAGACCATCTCAAACTGAAACCTTTACTGCAATTAGAAAAGCAAGACTTAGCAGCTGCAAATAATGTTGTGCGCTATTGGCTTAAGCAGCAAAACTTGGCAATGCCATCTCAAGAACGATTGCAGGCTTGGTGGAATGATCTTAAAAAAGTCGAAGCCCATGCTCAGCTGAAGTGGTTGCATGATGATCACGAAATCGTGCTTTGGCGCAATCAACTAAGCGTCCTTCAAACTGCTTCACATCAAAGTTGGGGTCAATGGGTTTTTACTCCGCTCCCAGTGAGAAGCAAAGCCTTGGGTTTGTCCCTTGAGTATGTGAATCAGGCCATCGCTTCTGAAGGGATTGAGGAGAGGCCGCGGTCGGGCGCAGAGCGCTTGCAACTGAGGGCAAATACCCCTCGCAAAACGCTCAAAAATCTCTTTCAAGAAAATGACGTCCCACCATGGCAACGTCAGGCCCCATTACTCTTTATTCATGGGGAGCTGATTGCCGTAGCGGGGCTTGGCACCAGCTTCCCCCATCTGTCGACCAGCGGCAAAAGGGTTTTGCCCGAGTGGAAGCCAGCGAATACAGCTCAAAACCGAGTAAAATAG
- a CDS encoding inositol monophosphatase family protein — protein sequence MHPMLNVAIKAARRAGTVINRASLNLERLQVDRKQHNDFVTEVDKAAEAAIIETLSEAYPTHGFLAEETGSQNSGSDHIWIIDPLDGTTNFIHGFPQYAVSIALAVNGVTQQAVVYDPTRDELFTATRGAGAYLDRRRLRVATQDRLANTLLGTGFPYRQDQDLETYLKIFAEMSRQCAGLRRPGAAALDLAYVAAGRYDGFFESDLKPWDMAAGALLVTEAGGLIGNYRGEEGYLESGEVMCANPRIFAQMAQTLSRYSKY from the coding sequence ATGCATCCCATGTTAAATGTGGCCATTAAGGCTGCCCGTCGTGCCGGTACCGTAATTAATCGAGCCTCTCTCAATTTAGAGCGCTTGCAAGTGGATCGTAAACAGCACAATGATTTTGTGACTGAAGTGGACAAAGCTGCAGAAGCAGCCATCATTGAAACCCTCAGCGAAGCCTATCCTACACATGGATTCTTGGCAGAAGAGACCGGCTCTCAAAATAGTGGCTCAGATCATATTTGGATTATTGACCCACTGGACGGTACAACCAATTTCATTCATGGATTTCCGCAATATGCAGTATCGATTGCATTGGCTGTGAATGGCGTTACGCAACAAGCGGTTGTGTATGACCCCACCCGTGATGAACTCTTTACCGCAACTCGCGGTGCTGGTGCGTATTTAGATCGGCGCCGCTTGCGCGTAGCCACGCAAGATCGACTAGCAAATACATTATTAGGCACAGGCTTTCCGTATCGACAAGATCAAGACCTCGAAACCTATTTGAAAATCTTTGCTGAGATGTCGCGTCAATGTGCTGGCTTACGGCGTCCTGGTGCAGCTGCGCTGGATTTGGCTTATGTTGCAGCGGGTCGCTACGATGGTTTCTTTGAGAGCGATCTCAAGCCCTGGGATATGGCTGCTGGAGCCTTGCTAGTAACCGAGGCGGGCGGCTTAATCGGCAATTACCGCGGTGAAGAAGGCTATTTAGAGAGTGGTGAAGTGATGTGTGCTAACCCGCGCATCTTTGCTCAAATGGCACAAACTTTATCGCGCTATTCCAAGTACTAA
- the cysE gene encoding serine O-acetyltransferase, with protein MLNTLFETVDSIITRDPAARNRFEVITCYPGLHAIFLYRIYHFFWVIELKWLARFLSLLARIITGIEIHPGAKIGRRVFLDHGLGIVIGETTEIGDDCTIYQGVTLGGTSLSKGVKRHPTLGKGVVISAGAKVLGGFTVGDGARVGSNAVVLKEIPAGATAVGVPARILHPDLPQTHDTESKAYFSAYGITPNVDDPVSMALKGLIDASLEQESKIAALEKALAQLSNTAVSSESNQTQSDTKRDLGAIKEWLKE; from the coding sequence ATGCTGAATACCCTTTTTGAGACTGTTGATTCCATCATTACGCGTGACCCTGCGGCCCGCAATCGCTTCGAGGTCATCACCTGCTACCCAGGTCTGCACGCTATTTTCTTATACCGTATCTATCATTTTTTCTGGGTCATTGAGCTCAAGTGGCTGGCTCGCTTTTTGTCTTTGCTTGCACGCATCATTACCGGCATTGAAATACATCCCGGCGCCAAAATTGGACGCCGTGTCTTTCTAGATCATGGCCTTGGGATTGTGATTGGTGAAACCACCGAAATTGGCGACGACTGCACGATCTATCAAGGCGTAACACTTGGCGGCACATCGCTTTCTAAAGGTGTAAAGCGTCACCCTACTTTAGGCAAAGGGGTTGTTATCAGTGCCGGCGCAAAAGTATTGGGTGGCTTTACGGTTGGTGACGGAGCACGCGTTGGTTCGAATGCCGTAGTCTTAAAAGAGATTCCTGCAGGAGCAACTGCAGTTGGTGTGCCTGCTCGCATTCTCCATCCGGATTTACCGCAAACTCATGACACGGAGAGCAAAGCCTATTTCTCAGCCTATGGGATCACACCCAATGTTGACGATCCGGTATCGATGGCGTTAAAAGGTTTAATTGACGCCAGTCTTGAGCAAGAAAGCAAAATTGCAGCCTTGGAAAAAGCCTTAGCTCAATTGAGCAATACTGCTGTTTCCTCTGAAAGCAATCAGACTCAGAGCGATACCAAGCGTGATCTTGGTGCCATCAAAGAATGGCTTAAAGAATAA
- a CDS encoding peptidylprolyl isomerase, with the protein MAKVLLKTNKGDITLSLDAVKAPKTVANFLQYVKAGHYDGTIFHRVINNFMIQGGGMGVGMKEKSTGAPIENEANNGLKNERGTVAMARTSDPHSATAQFFINVNDNDFLNHTAPNAQGWGYAVFGKVTDGLDVVDTIRKVKTGNAGFHQDVPAEDVIIEKASVTEE; encoded by the coding sequence ATGGCGAAAGTTCTTCTCAAAACCAATAAGGGTGATATCACCCTCAGTCTCGATGCGGTGAAGGCTCCTAAGACCGTGGCGAATTTTTTACAGTACGTCAAAGCCGGTCATTACGATGGAACCATTTTTCATCGCGTCATCAATAATTTCATGATCCAAGGTGGCGGCATGGGTGTGGGCATGAAAGAAAAATCCACTGGCGCCCCCATTGAAAATGAAGCCAATAACGGACTTAAAAACGAGCGCGGTACTGTTGCCATGGCTCGCACTAGCGACCCCCACTCTGCAACGGCTCAGTTCTTCATTAATGTCAATGACAACGATTTCTTAAACCACACGGCTCCTAATGCGCAAGGCTGGGGTTATGCTGTTTTTGGCAAAGTGACCGATGGTCTCGACGTCGTAGATACGATTCGCAAAGTCAAGACTGGCAATGCAGGCTTTCATCAAGACGTGCCTGCAGAAGATGTCATTATTGAAAAGGCAAGCGTTACTGAAGAATGA
- a CDS encoding UDP-2,3-diacylglucosamine diphosphatase, with the protein MSVQCRSALLISDLHLTPSMPLTAQRFFDFCLKEAGSVEAVFIMGDLFEYWLGDDANASSPFQQEVRNALANLSSKVKLFYLHGNRDFLLGPDYLKKTSMTALADPSEVRIAGLEYILSHGDVLCTADLGYQAFRKWTRKPWVQKLFLQLPLQWRRSIANQLRRNSAQKYQRASRYTPASRLMQMDVTTHACAALVKKHSINRLIHGHTHMPKHHQEQLGELQWQRWVLSDWDLDHPESVTPKASALLIDEHGVRYLDLVK; encoded by the coding sequence ATGAGCGTTCAATGTCGTAGCGCCCTGCTGATCTCCGATCTGCACTTAACGCCATCAATGCCTCTGACGGCTCAGCGTTTTTTTGACTTTTGTCTAAAAGAAGCTGGGTCTGTTGAGGCAGTTTTTATTATGGGCGATTTGTTTGAGTACTGGCTCGGAGATGACGCTAATGCGAGCTCCCCTTTTCAGCAAGAGGTACGTAACGCTCTAGCGAATCTATCAAGCAAGGTAAAACTCTTTTACCTGCATGGTAATAGGGATTTTTTACTGGGACCTGACTATCTTAAGAAAACCAGTATGACTGCATTAGCAGATCCCTCAGAGGTCCGCATTGCAGGTCTTGAATATATCTTGAGTCATGGCGATGTTTTATGTACTGCAGACTTGGGTTATCAAGCATTTCGTAAATGGACTCGCAAGCCTTGGGTACAAAAACTGTTTTTACAGCTCCCTTTGCAATGGCGCCGATCCATTGCAAACCAACTGCGTCGTAATAGCGCCCAAAAATATCAAAGAGCAAGTCGCTACACGCCAGCGAGCCGATTGATGCAGATGGATGTCACTACTCATGCTTGCGCTGCACTTGTAAAAAAGCACTCGATTAATCGATTGATTCATGGACATACCCATATGCCAAAGCATCACCAGGAACAACTGGGTGAGCTTCAATGGCAACGCTGGGTTTTATCTGATTGGGACCTCGACCATCCTGAAAGCGTTACCCCAAAAGCCAGCGCCTTACTAATCGATGAACACGGTGTGCGTTATTTAGACTTGGTGAAGTAA
- a CDS encoding DNA-3-methyladenine glycosylase, producing MAQTIVSNANQTVLEAVAPHYWEQACTELMKNDRIMRKLIPKFGSGFLMTRGDPFVTLARSIVGQQISVSAAQAVWDRVVLASKKKVNPKNILALTVEELRAAGLSGRKVEYIQDLAEHFISGRLHANQWQEMDDESVIKELSEIRGIGRWTAEMFLIFNLTRPNILPLDDIGLIKAISLSYFSGEPVSRHEAREVAANWAPWRTVATWYLWRSIDPIPVEY from the coding sequence ATGGCGCAGACTATAGTGAGTAATGCGAATCAAACCGTGCTTGAAGCAGTTGCGCCACACTATTGGGAACAAGCCTGTACGGAGTTAATGAAAAACGATCGAATCATGCGCAAATTGATTCCGAAGTTTGGCAGTGGTTTTTTAATGACCCGTGGCGATCCATTTGTTACCTTAGCGAGGTCGATAGTGGGTCAACAGATTTCGGTATCAGCAGCGCAGGCTGTATGGGATCGCGTGGTGCTTGCCTCAAAAAAGAAGGTGAATCCTAAAAATATTTTGGCTCTTACAGTGGAAGAGTTACGTGCTGCCGGATTATCTGGGCGTAAGGTTGAATATATACAAGATTTAGCCGAGCATTTTATTTCTGGCCGATTGCACGCTAATCAATGGCAAGAGATGGATGACGAATCTGTCATTAAGGAATTGAGTGAAATTCGGGGAATTGGGCGCTGGACTGCTGAAATGTTCCTGATTTTTAATCTGACGCGACCCAATATTCTTCCCTTAGATGACATTGGTCTGATTAAGGCCATTTCCCTCAGTTACTTTAGTGGCGAGCCTGTGAGCCGTCATGAGGCGAGAGAGGTAGCGGCCAATTGGGCACCATGGCGGACCGTGGCAACCTGGTATTTATGGCGAAGTATCGACCCCATCCCCGTGGAATACTAA